A window of the Miscanthus floridulus cultivar M001 chromosome 14, ASM1932011v1, whole genome shotgun sequence genome harbors these coding sequences:
- the LOC136504416 gene encoding subtilisin inhibitor-like, protein MATSGPPSAAAGAGGAPKDSWSEVVGMSSEEAKKKIKEDKPGADVQVVPADAFVTMDYNTDRVRVFVDSNDKVARAPRIG, encoded by the coding sequence ATGGCAACAAGTGGACCGCCGAGCGCTGCGGCCGGCGCAGGTGGCGCTCCCAAGGACTCGTGGTCGGAGGTGGTGGGCATGTCGTcggaggaggcgaagaagaagatcaaggagGACAAGCCGGGCGCCGACGTGCAGGTCGTCCCGGCGGACGCCTTCGTCACCATGGACTACAACACCGACCGAGTCAGGGTCTTCGTCGACTCCAACGACAAGGTTGCCAGAGCTCCCAGGATCGGCTAG